The proteins below come from a single Blastocatellia bacterium genomic window:
- a CDS encoding cation diffusion facilitator family transporter, whose translation MTIFTIERRRVEYGNLSMGTHNHQQPSYSTNARRLKLVLTLTACYMVVEAIGGWLSNSLALLADAGHMLTDVAGLTLALVAMWMADRSAPPEKTYGYYRLEILAAFTNAVVIVIIGLGIFYEAVRRLQSPPDVNGPQMIAIASGGLFINGLGLWLLNKHRHGNMNIRGAFLHLLGDALGSIGAIAAGIVIVLWDIRRADPVFSMLTASLISYSAWRLLRDSVNVLLEATPAHIPIEKVKQCIQTVPGVISLHDLHIWTITPGREALSAHIVLQDGACHKTTLEQLQDKLRQEFGIVHATLQLETPDFREDEIHF comes from the coding sequence GTGACGATCTTCACAATTGAGCGTCGGCGTGTAGAATATGGCAACTTATCCATGGGAACACACAATCATCAACAGCCGAGCTATAGCACTAACGCTCGCCGCCTGAAACTGGTGCTTACCCTGACCGCCTGCTATATGGTGGTGGAAGCCATCGGCGGATGGTTAAGCAATAGTCTGGCGCTCTTGGCCGATGCCGGTCACATGCTGACGGATGTTGCCGGATTGACGTTGGCGCTGGTGGCCATGTGGATGGCCGACCGCTCGGCTCCACCCGAGAAGACCTATGGCTATTATCGCCTGGAAATTCTCGCCGCATTTACCAATGCGGTGGTGATCGTGATCATTGGGCTTGGCATTTTCTATGAAGCCGTGCGACGGCTTCAGTCACCACCCGACGTGAACGGCCCGCAAATGATCGCCATCGCGTCCGGCGGGCTGTTCATTAACGGATTAGGACTTTGGCTCCTGAATAAGCATCGGCATGGCAACATGAACATCCGCGGCGCCTTTCTCCACCTGCTCGGCGATGCGCTCGGCTCGATCGGAGCCATCGCAGCAGGCATTGTGATTGTGCTATGGGATATTCGACGGGCTGACCCGGTGTTCAGTATGCTGACGGCCAGTTTGATTTCTTACAGCGCCTGGCGACTGCTGCGTGATTCAGTGAACGTCTTGCTGGAAGCCACGCCGGCTCACATTCCCATCGAAAAGGTCAAGCAGTGCATTCAGACCGTGCCGGGTGTGATCAGTCTTCACGACTTGCATATTTGGACGATTACACCGGGCCGTGAAGCCCTCAGCGCGCATATTGTGTTGCAAGACGGCGCTTGCCACAAGACTACACTGGAGCAGCTTCAAGACAAACTGCGTCAGGAATTCGGTATCGTTCACGCGACGCTACAACTGGAAACACCTGATTTTCGTGAAGACGAGATTCACTTTTGA
- a CDS encoding DUF72 domain-containing protein, which produces MTGGIPRVRIGPAGWSYADWQGRVYPEAAGRQFDRLAYLAQYFDTIEINSSFYRLLTPAITEQWVRRVASRPEFKFTAKLYRAFTHQRDEATVEDERQFKLAIEPLAQAGKLGAILAQFPWSFKRTRDARVYLQKLLDQFHEYPLVVEFRHASWDREEVYRSLAERGVGFCNIDQPLLDRCIAPSDHVTAAVAYVRLHGRNADQWFAQSSDAAARYDYLYSPEELAPWVDRIRHMASQADEVYVITNNHFQGKGVVNALEIKSMMLGEPVPVPEPLQRAYPRLSAVARPL; this is translated from the coding sequence ATGACAGGCGGCATCCCACGAGTTCGCATTGGACCGGCGGGCTGGTCCTACGCGGATTGGCAAGGTCGCGTCTATCCTGAAGCGGCTGGCCGCCAGTTTGATCGGCTGGCATATCTGGCTCAGTATTTCGACACGATCGAGATCAACAGTTCATTCTATCGCCTGCTGACGCCTGCGATCACCGAGCAGTGGGTGCGCCGTGTGGCCTCGCGCCCTGAGTTTAAGTTCACAGCCAAGCTCTATCGCGCCTTCACACATCAACGCGATGAGGCGACGGTTGAAGACGAACGGCAGTTCAAGCTGGCAATCGAGCCGCTCGCGCAGGCGGGCAAGCTCGGCGCGATTCTGGCGCAGTTTCCCTGGTCGTTCAAGCGCACGCGCGATGCGCGCGTTTACTTGCAGAAACTACTCGATCAATTCCATGAGTATCCGTTGGTGGTCGAGTTTCGGCATGCCTCATGGGATCGAGAAGAAGTCTATCGTTCGCTGGCCGAGCGTGGTGTCGGATTTTGCAACATAGATCAGCCGCTTCTTGATCGTTGCATCGCGCCGTCTGATCATGTGACGGCCGCTGTCGCTTACGTGCGATTGCATGGGCGCAATGCTGACCAATGGTTCGCTCAATCGTCCGATGCCGCAGCCCGGTACGATTATCTCTATTCGCCTGAGGAACTCGCGCCGTGGGTTGATCGCATCCGTCACATGGCCAGTCAAGCTGATGAAGTCTATGTGATCACCAACAATCACTTTCAGGGGAAGGGCGTCGTTAACGCGCTGGAGATTAAGTCCATGATGCTGGGTGAGCCAGTGCCGGTTCCTGAACCGTTGCAACGCGCCTATCCTCGGCTGAGCGCCGTCGCGCGCCCGCTGTGA